In a genomic window of Methanobacterium sp.:
- a CDS encoding cobalt-precorrin 5A hydrolase has product MKYAIISVTEKGHNLAKTILSYLEDDPSVIKADIFNKNVKSTLNEHFHDYDCWVGVMASGIMVRNLCDLIKTKFTDPAVLIVGENGKHVISLLSGHVGGANHFTVKLAGMIGAVPVITTATDLAGKMGVDTLAYQYWLDITHRQFIKTMNQHIASGGKVDLDLPPNFHFLKNHPIVNKSYNINQWDKSFIQAKLSDEKVCLTPKRMVAGVGSKKGVTEEQVFFALRSALQHLHIPLDRLDAMATAEIKEDEEGIKLAAIKSQLPLKIISLDKIRHFHHPDCTPSPLVKREFGIEGVSEPAALLEAGENSRLILKKTAYNGVTVAVAVAV; this is encoded by the coding sequence ATGAAATATGCAATTATCAGTGTTACAGAAAAAGGGCATAATTTGGCTAAAACTATATTAAGTTATCTCGAAGACGATCCATCTGTCATAAAAGCGGATATTTTCAATAAAAATGTAAAATCAACATTAAATGAACATTTTCATGATTATGACTGTTGGGTTGGGGTTATGGCTTCAGGTATAATGGTTCGAAATCTCTGTGATCTAATAAAAACGAAATTCACGGATCCCGCTGTTTTAATAGTTGGTGAAAATGGTAAACATGTAATTAGCTTATTATCTGGTCATGTTGGTGGGGCAAATCATTTCACTGTTAAGTTAGCGGGTATGATAGGCGCTGTTCCAGTCATTACCACAGCAACAGATTTAGCAGGGAAAATGGGCGTTGATACCTTAGCATACCAGTACTGGTTAGATATCACTCATAGACAGTTCATTAAAACCATGAATCAACATATTGCTTCAGGTGGTAAGGTAGATCTAGATTTACCGCCAAATTTTCATTTTCTAAAAAATCATCCAATAGTCAACAAGTCTTACAATATTAATCAATGGGACAAGTCATTTATCCAAGCTAAATTATCTGACGAAAAGGTTTGTCTTACACCTAAAAGGATGGTTGCTGGAGTTGGTAGTAAAAAGGGAGTCACAGAAGAACAAGTTTTCTTTGCTTTACGTTCTGCTCTTCAACACTTACATATACCATTAGACAGATTGGATGCTATGGCCACAGCTGAAATTAAAGAAGATGAAGAAGGAATTAAATTAGCTGCAATTAAATCCCAACTACCTTTGAAAATAATTTCCCTTGACAAAATACGTCATTTTCATCATCCAGACTGCACACCTTCCCCACTTGTAAAACGTGAATTTGGAATTGAAGGAGTATCTGAACCAGCAGCATTACTCGAAGCAGGGGAAAATTCCCGCTTGATCCTAAAAAAAACTGCGTACAATGGGGTGACTGTTGCAGTTGCAGTTGCAGTTTGA